A genomic stretch from Primulina huaijiensis isolate GDHJ02 chromosome 14, ASM1229523v2, whole genome shotgun sequence includes:
- the LOC140957666 gene encoding PHD finger protein ALFIN-LIKE 4-like gives MEAGYNPRTVEEVFRDFKGRRGGLIKALTTDVEEFYQHCDPEKENLCLYGFPSEQWEVNLPAEEVPPELPEPALGINFARDGMQEKDWLSLVAVHSDAWLLAVAFYFGARFGFDKTDRKRLFNMINELPSVFEVVSGAAKKQQKDKSSVSNHSSNKSKSNSQMRASDASEKVSKSQPRDEEEGLDEEEEDEHGDTLCGACGENYASDEFWICCDLCEKWFHGKCVKITPARAEHIKQYKCPACSNKRSRA, from the exons ATGGAGGCCGGGTACAATCCACGTACTGTTGAAGAAGTCTTTCGGGATTTTAAGGGTCGTCGAGGTGGCCTCATTAAAGCTCTCACTACTG ATGTTGAAGAATTCTATCAGCATTGTGATCCTG AGAAGGAGAACTTGTGTTTGTATGGATTTCCTAGTGAACAGTGGGAGGTCAATTTGCCTGCTGAAGAAGTACCTCCTGAACTTCCTGAGCCCGCTCTGGGCATCAACTTTGCTAGAGATGGCATGCAAGAAAAAGACTGGTTATCCCTTGTTGCCGTCCACAGTGATGCTTGGTTGCTTGCCGTTGCCTTTTATTTTGGTGCCAGATTTGGATTTGATAAAACTGACAG GAAGCGACTCTTCAACATGATCAACGAGCTTCCATCTGTATTTGAAGTCGTGAGTGGAGCGGCAAAGAAGCAACAGAAAGATAAATCTTCAGTCTCAAATCACAGTAGCAACAAATCCAAATCAAACTCTCAAATG CGAGCATCTGATGCCTCGGAAAAAGTTTCAAAGTCGCAGCCAAGAGATGAAGAAGAGGGATTGGATGAGGAAGAAGAGGACGAGCATGGAGACACCCTCTGCGGAGCTTGTGGGGAGAACTATGCATCGGATGAATTCTGGATATGCTGTGACTTATGCGAGAAGTGGTTCCATGGCAAGTGTGTGAAGATTACACCTGCGCGAGCCGAGCATATCAAGCAATA